In Lagopus muta isolate bLagMut1 chromosome 14, bLagMut1 primary, whole genome shotgun sequence, the DNA window AGAATATGTGAACTATACAAGAAGCTCCTCAGCTGGCAAATAGCAGGAATGACATTCATTTCACAAAAGAAGCCTGAGCTCTAGAAAGAGGACAGGAGCTCTTTCAGGGATTTCTTTTATTAGTTTGTACTCCCACTTTCATATTTACCTCTATAACAAATACAGTCCTACTGTCAGATGAGAGAGAGCCTTTCAACAGCTTCTTTTCATTTACACAGGACTTTGTCTAATTCTGCCAGATCTCTTCACTGCTGTGAGAAGTTGTGTTTGtggaaaggagacagaaaacCTTCACATCCTTGAAAAATAATCTTACTTTAATTTACTGACAACTGCAAGCATGGGGAAAATACATACTAAGACTCAAAATttgtaaatggaaaatgagctgtattatttctctttattaaTTCAAGCAGACAGCAGAGTTCCCAAAGGTGCTCAATACCTGCCAtcatacatttcttttttgtggcTTGGGCTCAGCTAGTGCAGATGATGGAGCTCCCCTGACTGCTGCTCTACAGCAGCTGATAGCTTTGCCCAAAGATGTTGTCTATCCATTATTTCTGTATGTGAATGATGAATGTGAGAAAGGCTTATTCCAACAAAAATGATGTTGTATTTGCAGGTAGACTGCAGTGAATACAGGAGGTTAGAGAGAGGAAGACCTATTTACTGCGAAAAGCTCTACGAACCTTTTTGTGGCTCTGATGGGAAAACATATAACAACAAATGTTCTTTCTGCAAGGCAGTCCTGTAAGTAAGATACTGAGTGATGACTTCTGAATTAGCTCAAATCTGAGATGAGCTATCTGGCATTTCCACTTCATTTTGTCCAGGGTCTCTGctcctctgtttctttgcttaaCCTTTACAGAGTAACTGCTTCTCCCCACAGTAAGGCCCAGTTCATCCAAAGAGGTGCCTTTGGTGTTTGTGGAAGCAGCTTCCTGCTCTAGGAGAAACTAGAAGTGCAACAGACCAGAGGAGAGTCCACTGAACAGCACTGGGCTAACAAGGCACCAAATTGGGTGATATCAGAACTCAAATGTGGAATTTCCaatattggaaatatttttgtattggAAATATGGAAAATATCAGAGCTTTCTTACTTCTTATGTATAAgatacagcatttttaaaagaaaaagctttataAATCAGTGTCTTCTTGCCTGCTGCAAATGTTCACAGTGTCTTTTCTGTTAGCAAATTGTTGGCTGAGAACTTCAAAGAGATTTTAGTCCACAATGGAAAGTTTACTGTCTGCACTGTCTTTCCTTCgcaggaagagcagaggagCCTTACGTATGAAGCAAGCAGGTGTATGCTGAATTAATTCTGCATGACAGAGAAGAATGCCAAGAACAGCTTTACACTGCCTTATCGTGATCTcctaatttaatttcattcatcCTGTACTAATAAAAGCGAACAGATCTCCACGTACACctttcagctgtgctctgatgtctgctgcttctccctgctctgGAGCGCAGGGGCTGACACATCTGTCATCCCTGCAAATCTTCCTCTGGATACCCATAAGCATTCCTCTTTCTGCAGCATGTTGGTTTTCACGTGAGCACTGCATGATGCATTTGTCTCCATAGTGAAAGTTCAAATCCCTACATTGCCACCTGCAGGCATTGCTCAGTTTTCCTTGCTGGAGCTTGCTCCAACTCGCTCTTTTCAGACGCTTCCTTTCAAAAGCTTCAGCTTCCCAATGAAGCGCTCAGGCTCCTCCAGTTTTGTAGCTAAATTTTtgattctccttttccttttgacttTGTACAATTCTGATTCACATACATTGTGTAACTTCTTAGATTGCatgtttattaaaacaaacgtaggctcttttctttttgtctgtggTGACCTCTCTAGAGAATAAATTTGTTGTATCAGTTATTCACAAATGAGACGTGGAGTCACAGAAACTAGTTACAGAGCAGGAGCCAGAGGCAGTGTGCTGGCAAAGCAAAGAGCTCAAGACAACTGTTGTAATATTAGCAAAACACACTAGATGGCCCCATGTTATTGAAATTTACCCTGCAATCAGGCCCACTTTTTCCTTcgaatgaaacaaaaccataaatGTGCAGGACTGTGTAAGCTTTGAAGCTGTGTCTCTGTTAAACCCAGTAACGTGATCTATGAATGattcttttaatttctgataaCTTGGCTGCTCTCAGACCTGAAGAAAACTGTGTTCTACTATTATGTCTGTATTATCTTCATTATCAAGCTGCCCTATGTCTTTGACACTTAAATAGTCAGCCAAGGGAGCACATTTTCCACAATTAAAGCTTATTAATGAATGAATTTACTGGAATTACATCTGAAGAAAACTTTGGAACTGGAATGTAAGACTCATACTTTAGAGGAACATAAAATCAGACAGGAAACTTCTGTCCTTGCCTTTGAGGATGAGATACCAGAAAGCTGAGCCATCCCACTGCTGGCTGAAAGGCACTGTAGTACCAGGCAGACAGCATTCTGTAACAGAGGGACTGAGAGGATCTGTTGGTCCATTACGTACCTGCCATGTGTCCTGGCAGAGCTGAGAACATCACCCTCATGCTTTGTACAGGGAAAGAGGATACTGGAAATTATGTGATACTGAAAATGACCAGAGATGGTCTTTCACATGTTACTACTTTACCGTGCCAGGATCCAGCTGTGAGTACTGAGATTCCATCATCTTTACTTTGAAATAGCTAGCATGGCCCTGCatggctgtcttggatcacaaTTCTTCCCAGCACTTCTCTGGCACATTCTGGAACTGGCTAGAGATCACTGCCGGACAGAAAACTGCATGAAGGCACCTGGTTTTAGAAGGCAGAAGAGATTTCATAGCACAGATATGCTATGAAACTAGCTGACACGCAGACTTGCCATCCTCCACATGAGAAAGGCTCCATTTAATTTGCTGCTACATGCATATGCAATTCTAGTCTTTAGTTTGTTTTATAATATGAACTGGTTCAACcattttaaaactaattatATTCAGTACATCGGATACAAATCTTCTGGTATTTGATGTTGATTTTGCTGATTATAGTAAGTAACTGGCAGGGGTCAAAATGGAtttgaaatccatttttttcctgattttggTTCTCAACTGCAGAGATGAAAACATCACACAGAACAGTATGTGGTATGTAGGGGGCCTGAATCCCAAGGAGTCCCAAAGATCTATTCTCTTTCTTATACATCTGCTGCCTTTCAGATACTCAACAGCTCTTTAGGAGGAGACTCTTGGTACTCACAGAACTCAGAATACAAAACATTAACAGTGTCTTTgggaaaagacatttaaaagctCAACAGCAGTAAAAGCTGTATGCAATTGATGACCTTGGCCATGAACAACCAAAAGGAAGataaagctggaaaaacaagaaaagaaaggaaaaaaaaaaagaaagaaaaagaaggaaaaatgaggagTAATGAAATGCTGAAGCACATGACTCTAGAAAAATTGAGTGGTATATTCCAACcaagaaaacagcatgaaaCGAAAATACTCTGCATTTTTATGTCAAATACTTCTAAAAAATGAGTGAATTTAACAaagttcttcctctttctgATTCCCCATTTCCCTAAAGCATTACCTATCCTGGTAACACTAACTACGGAACACACTAAAAATCCTGGTCAGCATTATTATATGCTATTCCCATTCACTGCTGTGTCCCCTGAAATCCCATAACAAGAGTGGTGTTCATTCCCCTCTGTGAGAGCCTTCAGACTCCTTTCTAAGGGACAGTGGTACTTGTAGTACATTAAGAACCTTCTCATCACTCTGTGTAACTCAAACGTCATTAAGACTGATGTTGGGCTATCTGTGACCTTGGCTTTAACTCTCCTCTTTCAGAAGGGAGAGAATGGGCATGTTATTTTCTAAGTGACACATAAGCAGAAGATGCTCATTTTGGTGTCCTATTGAGGTTATCAGTTTAGATTGACAGTCTGAGCCAAGTGCCAGGGTAAAACTGGAAACTTAAACATTCGGGCTAATGAAGGTGGATGAAGGGTTTCCGAGCAGACCACAGTCCCCTTCTCTTTGAAAGTGCAGATTAATTAGCACCTCCATGTGTCAAGGGATGAACTGCTGCTGTGAATGCTGGATCACACAAGTGGCTTATGTGAGGAACAGAAAGCTCCCAGAATGAGGAGTGTGGTCACTCTCTTCATGGCATCTCCCAGTGTGTGTTTCTGCTTGGTGTATTCTTCTCAACAAACTCAGACTTCATGGGTGGTGTGTAGGGAGAAAAGTGTTTGAGAGCATCATCTTCAGGAGCAAGAGTTAGGTACAAATGGCatctatttatttcctctctgaaaTAGAAGAGGCTGGAAACCCTTGTAATTCTAATAGGAACAGAGAAATATGGACCTTTAGTGATTTACATGACTGCCTTCCCAAGGTCTATATATTATGAAAACACTGGAGTAAATGGATGTtagtgttttattattattattatttggccCTCCAGCCAAAGACAGGAATATCACctaatattgaaatattttttaagttgcCATGTCTTGAAATTGCAGTTAGGACAGCTGACTAGAAAAATACCTCCATTGGGCCATGAGAGTATTCTGGTCCTTTTAATGCTTTTGTTCATTCTCCTTCAGACAGACTGCTCACATGAGTACATTAATTAGATATGCTGCTGGTAAAGAGCTAAATTGTACACCTGGTCTAAGGAGAAGTTGTTGTTAGGGCCACAGGTGCCCATTTCTGGCATGAGAACAGTGAGACTTAAGGTCTGAGTGCATTGACTGGTGAATGATGCCAGTCAGACAGccctgcctgtttttttttggagtAAGATATGTGTAAAGCATGTGCGTGTAGGCAGATGTGCAACTAAGGATAAATCAGTGGTGACAAAAAAATCTGCCAACGTGTTATTTCTCATCAGCTGGAGTTGTTACCTGTTAAAATATGTAAGCTGAGGAAGGTAAGTAACCTAATTCTCTTTGTATTGAAAAATGGAGGATGCTAGTCAAAAACTGTTCTGCCTATTCTAGCACAGGGACTAAaaccagcactgccctgcattTCGATTGTCTGGAAACCAGGCCCAAGCAATGAGGCAGCAGGAATGCAAATGAGTGAAGCAAAACTTCTGAGTTCGAAGGCTTCTGGCTTTGGACAGGTAGCCTAGAAGTTTCCCAGGACAGATCATCCTGCCATGACTGCATCTTGGCTGAGAAAGATCACAGTGAGTGAACAGAATCAAACTCTGATCTTTTTCACAATGACAGAAAACCCAGCAGACAATTTGGGGGATGTCTTCTGTCTTGTAGCTTGGCCTGTTACAGGCAAAGTGAATACTCACATCAGCTGCTTTAGTATATTCAAGTTTTTAAGTAACTGTGTGTGTGAACCAAGTTTCCCATACAGCCAATGCACATTCGCAGGGGTGACAGAACCTGGTTAGGTTTGAAGGCCTAAAATGCACAGGATGTACATCCACCACAGACCTCTGGAACTCTAATTCTTTTCTGATCAATTCTGACATGAAACAGTAGCAGAGAGCAACACTGTCCAATGTGGCAGGTTTGAGCCCTTTATCTCCTTCTGCTGGCAACACGTGGTGGCCCATAGCTGCAGATAACACTGAGAAGCATATCAGCTTTTGCCACATACcagaccaaagaatttgcatACTGCTGTAAAtgacatctgaaaataaatgctgaagcAGCCAGACAATCTGGACAGTCAAGCTTGTGCAATGGAGCAATGACATAGAAatatggggaagaaaaatgtacatAGCTTGAGTGAGCTGATGAAACATACTCAGATCCTGTTTGCTTGAAATAATGGGCAGCCAGATATTGGCGTAGAACACAAAAATAGAGCACATGTTCTTGCACTAAAAGAGCATGCAAGTTTTCAAAAGTCTGCCGAAAAGGAACTCATGTATCATTGATGTATCTTCATACATCCGTAGAGGAGAAGGTAGAAGCTTCACAGTAAGGTCttcttatgctttcttttttccttctgttacaAGAGGTAATGAAATATGGGCCTGAAAATGAGATGGTTTGGATtcctggaaaagagaatgacTGTGCTATAATAAAACTACTCCACTTGCCCATAAAGCCCAAACTCTGTTTTCTAATTACTGTCATTGCTGTAGCAAGTCAATCATggatgtccaaccttttggcttgcctgggctgcactgaatGAAAAGGAATTGCCTTGGGCTGTGTATTTgcaggtcactccaaaagtaatgcctcctgtatgtttccatggaaatgataACAGATACAAATAATACTGTATaattgagcaaattctcagctacaaaactttatttttcagcatagtcaccaccatttgctgtttttttttccagtgatgaacaagaccCTGCATGTCACAGCTGTAAGAATCTGCACCAACAGAGGTGATCCGCTGTAGCTTTCACCACTGCTGTAATGCACCACCCACCGTCTCACtgcgctcacatccactgtttagtcTCCACCAACAAGTATTGATGAAGGTCAATGGGTTcactttttccacatggaggaattcaattccatacgcacttccatgtcaggtcCCATTGTTTCAGacctcccctctgctgccatctatcacatggcaacaacatgaAATGGATACTGgtggaaggttcagcctctactgctatacctccaacatctgcctctgacattcCAAGCCAACATcataaataggagacattactttcgAAGAAGcctcataaaatatatttaatccatataaagaaaaaaaaaaacaacctgatttttaaaaagagagcaCCAGAGCCATAAGACCAGTGGGCTATATGACCTTATTTTGATGAAACAGTCCCTGGTTTGATGGCAATGGCTGCAATTCTCAGTGAGTTCTGGAGATGTTCatcagaggtttttgatgaagTTCTACTATTCCTGCACTTCATTCTCCACAAGATTTGCTCACAAACGTAGATATTGATATCACTTGAGCTGGCACCACAGTGCATCTCATGCCTGGTTCCAGCCCGGCCGGGGCTCAAAGCGCACTGCTgccctgtgggtgctgcagggccgGGCCGCTCAGTGGGGCACAGCCACCTCATGGTGGTGTGGGGCAGGGCATGGCTGCACTGCCGGGGGGCTGGGTCACACGTGGCCTGTGGGCTGCAGGTAGGACATGTCTGAGTACAGAGGATGAGGAGCGCTGTTGATCTGCATGCTCCATGTAAGAAATGGGCGCTGCCCCAGATATCTCAGAGATTGACCTGGAAGGCAAACTGTGGAGGGGGAATGTAGTCTCCTCGATCATAGATACCAGAGGTGTACAGCCAAGCCAGAACCAAAATCCAGGCCTCCTGACTCCTACACTATCAATTACCTTCTTAAAGGCATCAATGGCAACATGAAAAATTGCCAGCTGTATTCCATAGTTGTTATTGCATAAAGCATTGTTTAGATCATAACAGAATTCCACGTCTCTGAACAGAAGATAATACCAGATGACTGAATGGTGAAGTATAATGGAACATAATTCAACAGGCTTCATTAGGGTAGTATCAGtgtctgctcagcctggagagcTGGATTCTCACCCTGCCCTAAAAATAGTGTGATGCCGCTCAGGCTGTTTACAATAAATTGCTCAAAGATTATCTCATGCTTGTTGAGCGTTTCCAATTACAACAATTATTCAGGGTTTGTCAATCTTTTAATAATACTACATATTCAGGGCAGGGGGAAGCAGGCCTTCAGTGTCCCAAGCATAGACAATATACACAGAAGACATTTTAACCTGTTTTATCTTAAGATCACAGCATCTCACTTCGTAAGACTAACTTGTGCTTGCAAAGAGAACTGGTAAACAAAATAGCACCACCAAAATATAGAGAAGTTTGGTTATTTCAAGATAACACACCGACTGTGTTATATGTCAGTGTTATGCATAGCTTCTCATTTTAGTGCAGACCTCATAtccatttgaaatattttcttctattaatgtatttgattttcaacacttccctttttttccataCATGCTATGGATCTGAATTCTTGTCCTACGCTgttagaagaggaaaagaaaagaaactgacgACTGAGGAagtacacatttattttctcactggAAAACAATGCTTATAGGATTCTATATATTCACTTACAAGAGACAAGATACTCAACAAACAAGAGTTTAACAAGCCATCCTgtatttttcatgcagaaaaatatgtatctgttatgaaaagcaaaacaagccaAAATAAAAAGTCATCATAATTGTGAGACACAATTATGTAAGAAACATGAGACACACAGACCTGCCTGGTAGGCCTTGCTGAGGTTTCTTATGCCAACCATTTTTTGTGGCAAGGAATTCATTATGGTCAGTCCTTTTCTGTTGAATTCTGACTTCCATGTTTCATCTGTCACTACGACAGCTCTAATGGTTGTCTTACCTTTTTTCTCCAAGGCCAAAGAGGCAACatgaatgtaaatatatatgtatatatttaagtGAGCTTAAATGAAATAAACTCCGATATTATTCAGAGAATATTATGCAAAATTATCACCCCGTCTGTGCTAATGTACTTGAACACTTTTGGCTGTTTTTGGACTGATGCATGAATAGATtcaatatacataaatataatgTGTAtaagtgcacacacacatacatagcaggttttcccccttttctcaGTTGCACATATTTCAAACTTCCTTGCAAAACTCattcaagaagaaaagtttGCTGTTTTGCAGACAATAAATAGACCATAAGCAAAAAACTAAAATTTGGTAACGGTTGAATTCTGGCATTCAATTCCTTGGAGgaatggggaaactgaggcagtaATAACCTCCTCTGGAATCACTCAATAGGAAGGCTTAATCAAATTCAAGTCCACACTGTGCACCTCTCCATCTTTAAATAGTTTATAAGCACTTAGTAAGCTTCTGAACTTTCATCTTACAGAATAAGAATGCTTTGATAGTTTGGGCAATTTATAATAATGCAAAACTTTTTATATATGAGTGACAGGAACTAACATATCAAATGCTAGTACCATCCCCATAAGGGGATGTTTGGAAAAACATCCAATTCTATGGGACATGAGTTGTATTAAACTATTGAGATGCAAACAAACGCATGTAGATAAACAtgtaaaatctgaaaacatAAAACTTTCCCTCATTGTTTGGAATATAAAATTCCAGCACAAGATGGCCAGAGGCATCACTAGTTATGAAGCTGTCCCCCTGTTAGGCCTACATACTGTCTTCTAGAACAAAAAGCTGGATGGCATCAGCTGCAAGCATAACAGCTCCAGTATCTCATGTCCAAAGGTAAATGTCTCTCTTGGCCAAGCTGCAACCACGCTCCTTCAGACCTCCCAGAAGCAGCCCCTAAAGGCACAGTGCCATACGGGCACGGGGAAGGCTGCTTTCCCATTCACACCACTGAGGTGCCATcttctgggagcagcacagcacatccaGTGGTGCTGGCCTCACACCTCCTAACCTCAGGCCTCCTTGAACAGAGCTGATaagatgatcttgcaggtcgtttccaaccttgcgattctatgattctatggttttgtGTGACATAGAGCATAAGAAAAGGatggatttctttctgctgctgtattcACTGTAGGATTCTCCAGGCTGTAGCTAGTTTCCACTCCTGCAGTGGACAAGCCCAGCACTGCAAGGACTGAAGATACACTTACATTCATAGATTTAACTGCAACTTTACAGAAAGTCTTGAGGATGTTATTAGGGAAGGACTTGCTTCCTTCCCAGAATGACAAAGCAGAGAAGTTCCATCCCTGTTCCCAAACAAAGCTGAGTTATAGCTTGCTCTGGCCCCAACTCTCTCCTGGTTCTTACAACGAGCAGGACCACACTTTAATTCTCAGCTCCCTGCCCCAATCCATCCCTACCTAATTTGCAGCAGGGGAATGGGAAATTATCCCCATTATTCAACtccaaaaatacatttaactATAGCTCCCTTTTAAGTCCAACACTTACTGTAGCTTTCCTGTCCGAGCAGGAGAAAAATTCAGAAGCTCAGAGGAAGACAAGGTTGCCTTTGCTTCCTTTGTAAATATTTGATATCACAAGACACCATCTGTACCAATGCCTTTAGTCCACGCCTGCATGAGGGAAGAGTCAGGCACAGAGATGCTATACTATTTGATTTTTTGTTATATACTGTATTAAGACTTCACGCTATTTCTGg includes these proteins:
- the LOC125700206 gene encoding ovomucoid-like isoform X2, giving the protein MSAMKITGVFVLLALAVLCLADAAQKDEVDCSEYRRLERGRPIYCEKLYEPFCGSDGKTYNNKCSFCKAVLKSRGALRMKQAGVC
- the LOC125700206 gene encoding ovomucoid-like isoform X1, which translates into the protein MRAAQMQNEDSPAVFFYFIFCDSVYIADAAQKDEVDCSEYRRLERGRPIYCEKLYEPFCGSDGKTYNNKCSFCKAVLKSRGALRMKQAGVC